The following coding sequences are from one Haliotis asinina isolate JCU_RB_2024 chromosome 3, JCU_Hal_asi_v2, whole genome shotgun sequence window:
- the LOC137278470 gene encoding purine nucleoside phosphorylase LACC1-like, whose amino-acid sequence MVAEQVPATDMEVAAPSAVIVDIHGVEDNVDVLKQMVNHLVEMDNVSSPLYVYFLTSTKTLDVPVNGLTGTSMTTSMIEGEGRVDSFYDAKRKLDAAEVVNVSVLCCEPCKEYWTTVCGAIFTPVHTWRIETTTCHVTALVDSKSALPDLRKMLETLPSIGDVNVLKPTLIPSDTFNHGYSTRSGGITTIPSMSSLNLLYTPRKRDSRLTVAENLRRLARAARFDPDQFLLTRTSHANTVWVVGKEEPEKYDAIVTDKPGVTVAAAGADCTPLLFVDPIKRVCGAAHAGYMGTLKRVVVETVNALVEEFGSNVEDILVTMGPTLCANCFSFDKTDPAVEEFLAIDQTTVDFRVIGEGSRVHAGLVTTNTLLLERMGIKPNNIDTSFATCTACDPDRFFSFQRDGFPFGNQVGFVSIR is encoded by the exons ATGGTAGCCGA ACAAGTCCCAGCAACCGACATGGAGGTGGCAGCGCCTTCAGCTGTCATTGTCGACATCCATGGCGTTGAGGACAACGTTGACGTCCTCAAACAAATGGTGAACCACTTGGTTGAAATGGATAATGTGAGTAGTCCTTTATACGTGTACTTCCTTACGTCGACGAAGACGCTGGATGTACCAGTAAACGGCCTCACCGGAACCAGCATGACAACGTCCATGATTGAAGGTGAAGGACGCGTTGACAGCTTCTACGACGCCAAGAGAAAGCTGGATGCTGCTGAAGTAGTTAACGTAAGCGTATTGTGTTGCGAACCCTGTAAGGAGTACTGGACAACCGTGTGTGGAGCCATCTTCACGCCAGTTCACACATGGCGGATTGAAACAACGACATGTCATGTCACAGCCCTTGTGGACTCGAAGTCGGCGTTGCCTGACCTTAGGAAGATGCTAGAGACACTGCCATCAATAGGAGACGTAAACGTACTAAAACCCACCCTCATACCAAGTGACACATTCAACCACGGGTACTCCACACGCAGTGGGGGCATCACGACCATACCGAGTATGTCGTCCTTGAACTTACTTTACACTCCTCGCAAACGCGACTCCCGTCTGACCGTGGCGGAGAATCTACGACGCTTGGCCAGAGCAGCCCGGTTTGATCCGGATCAGTTCCTCCTCACACGGACCAGCCACGCAAACACTGTCTGGGTCGTTGGGAAGGAAGAACCAGAGAAGTACGACGCCATCGTCACCGACAAACCTGGTGTCACAGTCGCCGCAGCGGGAGCGGACTGCACTCCTCTCCTGTTTGTGGATCCAATCAAACGGGTATGCGGCGCAGCACACGCTGGGTATATGGGTACACTGAAACGGGTGGTCGTTGAGACCGTGAACGCTCTTGTAGAAGAGTTCGGGAGTAATGTGGAGGATATTTTGGTCACCATGGGACCGACGCTGTGTGCGAATTGCTTCTCTTTTGACAAAACAGATCCTGCAGTTGAAGAGTTTCTGGCAATCGACCAAACTACTGTTGATTTCAGGGTTATTGGTGAAGGTTCCCGGGTACATGCAGGCCTCGTGACGACCAACACACTCCTTCTGGAAAGAATGGGTATCAAACCAAACAACATCGACACGAGCTTCGCCACCTGCACAGCCTGCGACCCGGACAGGTTCTTTTCTTTCCAGAGAGACGGCTTCCCGTTTGGAAACCAGGTTGGCTTTGTAAGCATCAGATAA